AATAGTCGCACGAGTCTGGTGTCGTCACGCCCGTCGTTGCCGGAAGCATTCTTGACGGGATAGCGTTTGAACATCAACTTCTCAAGCCTACAGGGACTGGCTTGGTCGGTTTTGTCTAGGGTCCACTACTCACCCACCACCAACTGCGGAATGTGATCCGTAGTCTCATTTGTACCTAAAACCCCTAACTTACGCCTCCGCATTACTTATCTCCCTGCAGTACAACGGTTTTGAACAACTCTGCATTAACTTCACCAACGAGAAACTTCAGCAGTTCTTTAACCATCACATGTTCGTTCTGGAGCAAGAAGAGTACCAGCGCGAAGGCATCGAATGGACTTTCATTGACTTTGGCATGGATCTCCAACATTGCATTGACCTTATAGAAAAGGTAGTTGGCGTAAAACAACGATGAACGCTTGCTTACGCCACGGGGGTCCGCGAATAATGTCCGCCATTTTGATTATTGGCTCATTTGCACTTTAAATTTCATTTCACATGATATGAATGGACTATATTCGTGGACTCAGTCAATGCTACAATGCTGGTTGAGTTTTTTTGTGTGTCTTCTACTGTGTGTATTGTTTTCTCTGTCTCTAAACATTTAAGACACGCGAACACACAACAAATATgtagttttcaaatattattatcacgaTTGTTTTTTTCCATGTCGGCGCGATCCAGATGAACGGGTTTAATCAGCTCTGTGTTAACTTTACCAACGAAAAATTGCAACAGTACTTTAACCATTTCATGTTCGTCCTAGAACAAGAGGAATATGAAAGAGAAGGGATCCAATGGACCTTTATAGATTTTGGTATGGATCTCCAAGCGACAATTGATTTGATAGAGAAGGTATTAGTGTCAAAGTATATAGCTTGAGGGTATAGGCGCCAGCTTCAAGCTGCAAGCCTGCAAGTGCAATCTGCTGGCTGTTCCCCCGCCCACGGTATCTAGTAGGCAGAAATATGTCAGAGCTTGTACCACACACGCACAACACGCAAGCTACTGCATACTGTTGTAAAATACTTGCATTGAGCTACCGCGACCCCCCAGTACGTACTTGATACACCGCTCTCAGGATCGCACGCGACTCGCAAATTATACAgtagttaaatattaacaagCACAATTATTAACTGCTTCGGTACTATTTTGTCTGTTCGCAAAATTATCAAATCACGCCAATTTGGTAGATTTGAGCCTGCACACCACACACAATGCTATTATAACCGATGTTGTTCGTATGCATGACGCTTTATAAAAATTATGCGCTACACAAAAAGTATTAGACTGCTTTTAAAGATACATCTTGATAATCccatttatttgttgaaaaagaaaacaatagaattaatatttcagtcaagaaaaaaaaacatatttctaaattTTTATCTTTCACAAGTAATTTACAGACTCGCACATTTTGCAAAGCCGCTTGCTAAACACATCGCGCGCGACGACGACTTCGTGTTCTAACTTACTTGATACGTTTACAGCCCATGGGTATCCTCTCCATCCTTGAGGAAGAGTCTATGTTCCCGAAAGCCACCGATCAGACCTTCGTTGAGAAGTTGAACAACAACCACTTGGGCAAGTCTGCTCCTTACCTGAAGCCGAAGCCCCCCAAGCCCGGTTGCCAGGCCGCTCACTTCGCCATTGGCCATTATGCCGGTAACGTAAGTATCTCGAACATACATCGACTCTGCGAGTACAACAACTTCGTAACCGTCTCGGCTGAGCTAATGTCTTCGTTGTCTTGGAACAGGTCGGCTACAACATCACTGGATGGCTTGAGAAGAACAAGGACCCCCTCAACGACACTGTCGTTGACCAGTTCAAGAAGGGTCAGAACAAGCTGCTTGTTGAGATCTTTGCTGACCATCCTGGTCAGTCTGGTGACGCtggtggcggcggtggcggcaAGGGTACGTATCACTACACCTGACAACATCTACCAATGAAATAGAATTCAGAGATAATGATGATTACTTTAGATCTTATACAATATCCAGTGGAGACGACAGGTATCATGAGCTCCTTCTTATCTTCCGACACACATCAACACATGGGTTACACATGAAACATCAAACATCATCACTACTTCACAACGAGACTTAACTCCAGGTTTACTTACTTGAGACCTTGTTACATCTCATTATTTTACACACACATTCATACCTTACTAAGAACTTACACAGGATTGGATCCTAGTGATTAGTTCTATAGCATATAACCTATTCTGAcactttttaaatcaaaatataggCGCTGGTGGCAAGCGCGCTAAGGGTTCTGCCTTCCAGACCGTATCATCACTCTACAGGGTAAAACGGAAAATACAATCATCGCGATTAGCTTCTGTGAATCCTTCGTGGCTTTACTGTCTACGTCTGTCAATACGCTTAAGGCTGGCTCCCGATCTATGGAATTGAAttcaaaaattacaatttgatataGATCAGTATTCAAACATATACAAACATCCATGGCGATAGGGCCAGCCTGCACGCTTTCACTATAATCATGTCTGTCTATGTCTACAACACAGCTCATGTCGCAGCCAATCGTCCCGCAGGTGTTCTGTCCACGAGTATTGTATGTCTAAGTGGCGTCATTGTGATTGTCCTCGTACTAATAGTTGCTTGTTAATGTACATCAATAGGTGGCCGCGGTAAGAAGGGAGGTGGTTTCGCCACTGTATCTTCCGCTTACAAGGTATTTAAAGGATTGCGGATTTCAGATTTAGTGttcctattttttttctttgtttcatcAACTCCGATGCAGACGCGAATACTTGTAGATCTGCATTGGGTTTTTTTGATGTAGTAAGATACCTGGATTGACTGAAAGGTAATCTAGTAACTCATTTCACTTGTTCACGCATATGTTGTACTGTACTGAACAATGTATGCGTGGTTCATTTAATGCACCCCTCATTGtagtaaaatgtaatttctCATTAATGTCTGACACACAGTAAGTACAGAGTGAACTTACTAAAATgtatcagaatatttttttagctgCAAAGTAGTTACTTAAAAAACATTACGATGCTACGTTTGCCGCaaactaataattttgttggtttttttATGTTCTAACTTATTTGTGTGAATTTATGTTCTCCACTACCACATCAATATATACTTCTGTATGAGCATTTCATTCGTGTGCCGCTTTTATATGTTTCCAAGATAACTTCTGAGTACAGCACAGAAATTATCTTCctatataataagaaaaatctatGTTGAAATGAGCTTTTCTTTATGTGAAAATCTCGATAGGAAAATGTTGATTTCTAATAAGTAGTATGTCCACAGGAACAACTTAACAACCTGATGACCACCCTGAGGTCCACCCAGCCTCACTTCGTCCGTTGTATCATTCCCAACGAATTGAAGCAGGCCGGTGAGTACTTAGCAAAATTTACAAGTCTTGATAactttaactccaaaaaaatattcttcatcaATGTTTTGCtcagtaaaatcagtaattACAGAGAATGTTCTACgttatgtatttgtatgataCGTGTGTTGAGCGGTATGTATAACTTTGTCGCGCAGGTATGATCGACTCTCACCTTGTAATGCACCAGCTGACCTGTAACGGTGTGTTGGAAGGCATCCGTATTTGCCGTAAAGGTTTCCCCAACAGGATGGTCTACCCCGACTTCAAGCTCCGGTAAGAATCCCACATAACAAATTCCAACCAAATCTATTTTAGTAGCGAGTGGCCTTACCACAAATATTTATGATCAACAGTCATCaaatactttagttattttattttcatacgagagattaaatttatattttcaacataattttGTAGGCGAGTCTAAACAAAATTCTTTGGACTCTGGTATATTCGACACGATTTTATTCTGGTACTGCAGCTGACTGACGGTTGACGTCATCAGACATTCGTGCAGCTATGAGTAACAacatctaaaattattttgatgactCTCCCACTCACTCACACCTTTAATTTTTGATCAAGGTGTGAGGTGATTTTAATTTAGCCACCCAGGTCACATGGATATCTGaataatgcattatttaatGAACAGTTACATGATTCTTGCGCCCGCCACCATGACTGCTGAAAAAGATCCTAAAGAGGCGGCTAGGAAGTGTTTGGAGGAAGTGGGTCTTGATCCCGAAAGCTATCGTATTGGCCACACAAAGGCAAGGCAGAAGTTGATACCATTCTTGAATGGTGACGCATGTCATAGTTGAAACGTATTTTTGGAAAAGTCTATAAAGaaatagatttgtttttattcctaCCGTACATGGTTTGCCTCCACACCATATTATACAGTTACATGTGTTCATACGTATTTTTCAGTATTGGTAGTTTGTCAATAATGGTTTGCACCTAGCCCTCACCTCAAGCTAGATGTTGTCATCTAGTTATTTGAACCCGTTTTATATCCCAGTATTTAGAGATTTCTGGAACTTTGAAACGTTTTcaggaattatttttgaacCCTTTACTCCTCCCATGACTCCCCCTAAGATACTAAGGACATTGTATCTTTGTAATGGTATGTAAGGATGTAATACAACAATCCCTCATTGTGTGTCCATAATTTTGATAATGTAGCTACAAGATCCTGGCCCCTCAAGCAGTGGAGAAGGAATCCGATCCTAAGAAAGTTGCCCAAGTCATCCTGGACGCTACCGGCTTGGACGTGGAGTCCTACCGTCTGGGTCACACCAAGGCATGTCTGATACCCTGAAAGTAGTTAGCTGTTTGAGCCCTGCGGTCCTAAACACCCGGTGGATCGTGTGGCTTCGATACGCTTTGTCGAATTCAGCACCTGATGAGACTGGTGTCATAATTCGTTACCTATACATTTTATGTGCTCACCTCGGAGTCCAATGTACTAAGACTCCTGTTTGTGTTCCTCTATCCTTCACCTATCATTTACATCTTACACAccttatcatattttatgtactcCTATAACGCAGATACAAAATTCTGTGCCCGAACCTCGTCAAAGAGCCAATTACACCTGAGAATGCTACCAAGAAAATTCTCGAACATACTGGATTGGATTCAGAGTCTTTCAGGCTCGGAAAGACGAAGGTAGAACTCAAGCATGCCACACACAACCTACACGATACTAAATTTCCTTTTCTACCTACATTTGCATGACGCTGAAACTAAAATAAtcctgtctgtctgttcttTATATCTGTTGTGTGCTATTTTACTGTGCTAGTGACTTCTTCAAAGATGTTTATGGAAAGGTGTTTTATACTAACCAAAAACTTTTTTTCCAAATTACTATTGAATTTAATTTCACtattaaaaaggttttaagCACCGTCAAAGCTTGATTTGTAAAATGTGTAATTTCAAAGAAGTCAATATGGATTGCTTAACGCCGGCACGTGTCGTGTCCCGCTGCTAACACTTAACATGTACGAGCAGGTGTTCTTCCGCGCTGGTGTCCTGGGTCAGATGGAAGAGTTGCGTGACGACAGGCTGTCCAAGATCGTCTCGTGGCTCCAGGCCTACATCCGTGGTTACCTGTCCCGTAAGGACTTCAAGAAGCTGCAGGAACAGAGGTAAGCATTCAAACTCAACGCCACTGACATAGTCTGTGCCCATATTTGGAATGGTATGACActtcacaattatttttatttgtgaaggTTGGCTCTCCAAGTTGTCCAGCGCAACTTGCGCAAGTACCTGCAACTCCGCACCTGGCCCTGGTGGAAGCTGTGGCAGAAGGTCAAGCCCCTCCTCAACGTCACCCGTGTCGAGGATGAGATTGctgtaagtattattatattaactttgatacatttagaaaaaaaaccgCAGCCATACTTTTGattttctaaattcaaaatCACACACATTCCAGTCTGTTGCTAATTTAGTAATgccatacaaataaattttcaatatgGGACTGGAACCCTGGAAGGCGACCTCTCTCTCGGTCGATGTTAACACGATTAAAGTGATCGTACACTCTGACCCAGTATATACGGATATAGGACGCGTGATTCAGTAACATAAATAGATCGACCGCGCCCACCTGTCGGTTACGCGACACCGCAGGTGCGGAGCCATTTCTGGAACGCGCCCCCTCCATGCGTTTTCTCCATGGCTCACAATGTGAGAGGTGCGTGGGCGATGTTCAACCCGCGCCCGCTGGAAAACTCCAGCGGCTCTCAGTAGCGGAGTggtcggcggcgcgcgcaccACCTACCCTACCTATACTTACGAACGAACCGAACACATTTGCATTCCTTTTATCATTTCATATTgatgtattaattaaacaaataattaaacactAAACAATGGCGGACGCGGTTCATGTAACGGAGTGGAACGGGGATAACGGTGCGAATGTGTTACAGCGTCTCGAGGAGAAGGCACAGAAGGCCCAGGAGGCTTTCGAGAAGGAAGAGAAGCTCCGCAAGGAACTCGAGAGTCTTAACGCCAAGCTGCTCGAGGAGAAGACCAACCTGCTTGCCTCCATCGAGGGCAAGGAGGGCAACCTCTCCGAGGTGCAGGAGCGCGCTGCCAAGCTCAACGCGCAGAAGGCCGACCTCGAGACCCAGCTCAGGGTAAGTACTTATATCTTGATTACTCTTATCGCTTATTAAATTTAGAAGATGTGATTAACAACTCGTGCATATTTTAGAATGTTAGTGAAACTGAAATAGCAAGAATTTAGGTCGTGAAGTTGACGCGATGAAAATCTTACAGCtaattaatctaattaaattaaatgatgcTTCCTGCGGCGCAGAGGCATCACTCATAGGATTACAAACCAAATATGTAGAGCCGTACAGTACATAGTTTATACAGTGTTGCAAATGAACTCACCGCTAGTTAGCTTGACGtgattctttaaataaacaccAGTTTTGTTTATAGGGGAAATAGTTGgaggtgtttaaaataaatgtacgtCTGCAGTCTGCAAGTTTTTATTGCGAAAAGTTGATAGCCCCATTCGATTAGGTGTCGATTGAAAAGAAACAGATGCTAACAATAACATGGATTTTAAATAACAACTGAATCACTCAACTCATTcgatacttttatttttgtaggacACCCAGGACCGCCTTACTCAGGAGGAGGATGCCCGCAACCAGCTCTTCCAGGCTAAGAAGAAGTTGGAACAGGAAGTCTCCGGACTGAAGAAGGATGTTGAGGACTTGGAACTGTCCGTCCAGAAGTCCGAGCAGGACAAGGCCACCAAGGACCACCAGATCCGCAACTTGAACGACGAGATCGCCCACCAAGACGAGCTCATCAACAAGTTGAACAAGGAGAAGAAGCTCCAGGGCGAGTCTACCCAGAAGACCGCTGAGGAGCTCCAGGCCGCCGAGGACAAGGTCAACCACCTCAACAAGGTCAAGCAGAAGTTGGAGCAGACTCTTGACGAGCTCGAGGACTCCCTTGAGCGCGAGAAGAAGCTGCGCGCCGACGTTGAGAAGAACAGGAGGAAGGTTGAGGGCGACCTCAAGCTGACCCAGGAGGCCGTCGCCGACCTCGAGCGCAACAAGAAGGAGCTCGAGCAGACCATCCAGCGCAAGGACAAGGAAATCTCGTCCCTCACCGCCAAGCTGGAGGACGAGCAGTCCCTGGTCAGCAAGCTCCAGAAGCAGATCAAGGAGCTGCAGGGCCGCATCGAGGAGCTCGAGGAGGAGGTCGAGTCCGAGCGCCAGGCTCGCGCTAAGGCTGAGAAGCAGCGCGCTGACCTCGCTCGTGAGCTCGAGGAGTTGGGCGAGCGTCTGGAGGAGGCTGGCGGTGCCACCTCTGCCCAGATCGAGCTCAACAAGAAGCGTGAGGCTGAGCTCAGCAAGCTCCGCCGCGACCTGGAGGAGGCCAACATCCAGCACGAGTCTACCCTCGCCAACCTGCGCAAGAAGCACAACGATGCCGTCTCTGAGATGGGTGAGCAGCTCGACCAGCTCAACAAGCTCAAGGCCAAGTGAGTATTACTTTACACTATCTTAAAAGCAATAagataaaattgatattatattaatgttattgcCGCCGGTGATTCATAAAATTCGGTCAACGGATACATCTGGGATATATAATCCGacttaaatatagatttattgaACTATGATGCAATATTCAGGGCTGAGCATGACCGCGCGTCTTGCTACTCCGAGCTTAACAACACTCGTGCGGCCGTTGACCAAGTAGCCAGAGAGAAGGTAACATGTCATCCATTGAGGCATGTTAGCCTGGGGTGACCCTTGCATGGACCTTTACTACGAACCACAACACACATGATTCTTTCTAGGATTCCTCACCGCTCTGGACGGTTGTTGACGgaatactaaaattgttttgtttaattcatttatccAGGGCTGAGAAAGAACGCTCTCAGTACTTTAGCGAAGTCAATGACCTTCGTGCCGGTCTCGACCACTTGTCCAACGAAAAGGTACAAAGGATGAAAAGATATTGTTGGCATACGCCAAGGGCTTCGCTTACCAgcttattaaatattgtaaagaaaatatagcAATAGCAAATAGAGACACAACACATCACACATAACATACCCATGAAATTGAAACTCATTATAATAACACTAATTATACATTTGAATAGGTGTAGCATGAAAGCTAAAACCGCATTTACCTAAgagtgatatttttataatcgagtgaaaaaataaattcaaaacaaaagcATGAAAAATATCATCTAATACTTGATTCATAACTGTTACAAGATTTGACGTTGTCCGTAAAGGAATTATACtaaccaaacaaaatatttaatttgaaaacatattaataatttgaataactACACACGGTAAGTATTTATGAGTgattcacaatatttatttgaaaaataatactaatagaACTCAAATTTTACATTACATAGTACACAAAGAAACAGTAAACACTGATTTTCAAAGGAtctaaatcatcatcatcacttcaTGGTACTAAATAGCGTTTTCAAAACAGGCTGCCCAAGAGAAGATCGTCAAGCAGCTGCAGCACCAGCTCAACGAGGTCCAGGGCAAGGCTGACGAAGCCAACAGGACCCTCAACGACCTGGATGCCGCCAAGAAGAAGCTGTCCATCGAGAACTCCGACCTGCTCCGCCAGTTGGAGGAGGCCGAGTCCCAGGTGTCTCAGCTGTCCAAGATCAAGGTGTCCCTCACCACTCAGTTGGAGGACACCAAGAGGCTCGCCGACGAGGAGGCCAGGGTATGTAttcattttaattcaataaataatggaACGTTTCCTTTACACAGTTTACAACAACTGTGACAATTGAGCAAATActaataaaaggttttattgaCAGGAACGCGCCACCCTTCTTGGCAAGTTCCGCAACTTGGAGCACGACCTCGACAACATCCGCGAGCAGGTCGAGGAGGAGGCCGAGGGCAAGGCTGATCTTCAGCGTCAACTGTCCAAGGCCAACGCCGAGGCTCAGCTCTGGCGCTCCAAGTACGAGTCCGAGGGCGTCGCCCGCTCCGAGGAACTCGAGGAGGCCAAGCGCAAGCTCCAGGCCCGCCTTGCCGAAGCCGAGGAGACCATTGAGTCCCTCAACCAGAAGGTTGTTGCCCTCGAGAAGACCAAGCAGCGCCTCGCCACCGAGGTCGAGGACCTGCAGCTCGAGGTCGACCGTGCCACCGCCATCGCCAACGCTGCCGAGAAGAAGCAGAAGGCCTTCGACAAGATCATCGGAGAATGGAAGCTCAAGGTCGACGACCTCGCCGCCGAGCTCGACGCCAGCCAGAAGGAATGCCGCAACTACTCCACTGAACTGTTCCGTCTCAAGGGTGCCTACGAAGAAGGCCAGGAGCAGCTCGAGGCTGTCCGCCGCGAGAACAAGAACCTCGCCGACGAAGTCAAGGACTTGCTTGACCAGATCGGTGAAGGTGGCCGCAACATCCACGAGATCGAGAAGGCCAGGAAGCGCCTTGAGGCCGAGAAGGACGAGCTCCAGGCCGCCCTCGAGGAGGCTGAGGCTGCCCTCGAACAGGAGGAGAACAAGG
This genomic stretch from Anticarsia gemmatalis isolate Benzon Research Colony breed Stoneville strain chromosome 13, ilAntGemm2 primary, whole genome shotgun sequence harbors:
- the Mhc gene encoding myosin heavy chain isoform X31 yields the protein MPKPIVQEGEDPDPTPYLFVSLEQKRIDQSKPYDGKKACWVPDEKEGFLQGEIKATKGDLVTVNLPGGEEKTLKKELLSQVNPPKFEKVEDMADLTYLNEAAVLHNLRQRYYAKLIYTYSGLFCVAINPYKRFPVYTTRCAKLYRGKRRSEVPPHIFAISDGAYVNMLTNHENQSMLITGESGAGKTENTKKVIAYFATVGASQKKDPTQEKKGSLEDQVVQTNPVLEAFGNAKTVRNDNSSRFGKFIRIHFGPSGKLAGADIETYLLEKARVISQQTLERSYHIFYQMMSGSVPGLKEICLLSNDIMDYNIVAQGKTVIPGVDDGEEMRLTDQAFDILGFTQEEKDNVYKITAAVMHMGGMKFKQRGREEQAEADGTEDGNKVATLLGVDVQDLYKNLLKPRIKVGNEFVTQGRNKDQVTNSVGALCKGMFDRLFKWLVKKCNETLDTKQKRQHFIGVLDIAGFEIFDYNGFEQLCINFTNEKLQQFFNHHMFVLEQEEYQREGIEWTFIDFGMDLQHCIDLIEKPMGILSILEEESMFPKATDQTFVEKLNNNHLGKSAPYLKPKPPKPGCQAAHFAIGHYAGNVGYNITGWLEKNKDPLNDTVVDQFKKGQNKLLVEIFADHPGQSGDAGGGGGGKGGRGKKGGGFATVSSAYKEQLNNLMTTLRSTQPHFVRCIIPNELKQAGMIDSHLVMHQLTCNGVLEGIRICRKGFPNRMVYPDFKLRYKILAPQAVEKESDPKKVAQVILDATGLDVESYRLGHTKVFFRAGVLGQMEELRDDRLSKIVSWLQAYIRGYLSRKDFKKLQEQRLALQVVQRNLRKYLQLRTWPWWKLWQKVKPLLNVTRVEDEIARLEEKAQKAQEAFEKEEKLRKELESLNAKLLEEKTNLLASIEGKEGNLSEVQERAAKLNAQKADLETQLRDTQDRLTQEEDARNQLFQAKKKLEQEVSGLKKDVEDLELSVQKSEQDKATKDHQIRNLNDEIAHQDELINKLNKEKKLQGESTQKTAEELQAAEDKVNHLNKVKQKLEQTLDELEDSLEREKKLRADVEKNRRKVEGDLKLTQEAVADLERNKKELEQTIQRKDKEISSLTAKLEDEQSLVSKLQKQIKELQGRIEELEEEVESERQARAKAEKQRADLARELEELGERLEEAGGATSAQIELNKKREAELSKLRRDLEEANIQHESTLANLRKKHNDAVSEMGEQLDQLNKLKAKAEKERSQYFSEVNDLRAGLDHLSNEKAAQEKIVKQLQHQLNEVQGKADEANRTLNDLDAAKKKLSIENSDLLRQLEEAESQVSQLSKIKVSLTTQLEDTKRLADEEARERATLLGKFRNLEHDLDNIREQVEEEAEGKADLQRQLSKANAEAQLWRSKYESEGVARSEELEEAKRKLQARLAEAEETIESLNQKVVALEKTKQRLATEVEDLQLEVDRATAIANAAEKKQKAFDKIIGEWKLKVDDLAAELDASQKECRNYSTELFRLKGAYEEGQEQLEAVRRENKNLADEVKDLLDQIGEGGRNIHEIEKARKRLEAEKDELQAALEEAEAALEQEENKVLRAQLELSQVRQEIDRRIQEKEEEFENTRKNHQRALDSMQASLEAEAKGKAEALRMKKKLEADINELEIALDHANKANAEAQKNIKRYQQQIKDLQTALEEEQRARDDAREQLGISERRANALQNELEESRTLLEQADRARRQAEQELGDAHEQLNELSAQSASLSAAKRKLESELQTLHSDLDELLNEAKNSEEKAKKAMVDAARLADELRAEQEHAQTQEKLRKALEQQIKELQVRLDEAEANALKGGKKAIQKLEQRVRELENELDGEQRRHADAQKNLRKSERRIKELTFQAEEDRKNHERMQDLVDKLQQKIKTYKRQIEEAEEIAALNLAKFRKAQQELEEAEERADLAEQAISKFRGKGRAGSAARGVSPAPQRSRPGLADGFGTFPPRFDLAPEDF
- the Mhc gene encoding myosin heavy chain isoform X36, which produces MPKPIVQEGEDPDPTPYLFVSLEQKRIDQSKPYDGKKACWVPDEKEGFLQGEIKATKGDLVTVNLPGGEEKTLKKELLSQVNPPKFEKVEDMADLTYLNEAAVLHNLRQRYYAKLIYTYSGLFCVAINPYKRFPVYTTRCAKLYRGKRRSEVPPHIFAISDGAYVNMLTNHENQSMLITGESGAGKTENTKKVIAYFATVGASQKKDPTQEKKGSLEDQVVQTNPVLEAFGNAKTVRNDNSSRFGKFIRIHFGPSGKLAGADIETYLLEKARVISQQTLERSYHIFYQMMSGSVPGLKEMCLLSNDIYDYFIVSQGKTTIPNVDDGEECTLTDQAFDILGFTQEEKDNVYKITAAVMHMGGMKFKQRGREEQAEADGTEDGNKVATLLGVDVQDLYKNLLKPRIKVGNEFVTQGRNKDQVTNSVGALCKGMFDRLFKWLVKKCNETLDTKQKRQHFIGVLDIAGFEIFDYNGFEQLCINFTNEKLQQFFNHHMFVLEQEEYQREGIEWTFIDFGMDLQHCIDLIEKPMGILSILEEESMFPKATDQTFVEKLNNNHLGKSAPYLKPKPPKPGCQAAHFAIGHYAGNVGYNITGWLEKNKDPLNDTVVDQFKKGQNKLLVEIFADHPGQSGDAGGGGGGKGGRGKKGGGFATVSSAYKEQLNNLMTTLRSTQPHFVRCIIPNELKQAGMIDSHLVMHQLTCNGVLEGIRICRKGFPNRMVYPDFKLRYKILCPNLVKEPITPENATKKILEHTGLDSESFRLGKTKVFFRAGVLGQMEELRDDRLSKIVSWLQAYIRGYLSRKDFKKLQEQRLALQVVQRNLRKYLQLRTWPWWKLWQKVKPLLNVTRVEDEIARLEEKAQKAQEAFEKEEKLRKELESLNAKLLEEKTNLLASIEGKEGNLSEVQERAAKLNAQKADLETQLRDTQDRLTQEEDARNQLFQAKKKLEQEVSGLKKDVEDLELSVQKSEQDKATKDHQIRNLNDEIAHQDELINKLNKEKKLQGESTQKTAEELQAAEDKVNHLNKVKQKLEQTLDELEDSLEREKKLRADVEKNRRKVEGDLKLTQEAVADLERNKKELEQTIQRKDKEISSLTAKLEDEQSLVSKLQKQIKELQGRIEELEEEVESERQARAKAEKQRADLARELEELGERLEEAGGATSAQIELNKKREAELSKLRRDLEEANIQHESTLANLRKKHNDAVSEMGEQLDQLNKLKAKAEKERSQYFSEVNDLRAGLDHLSNEKAAQEKIVKQLQHQLNEVQGKADEANRTLNDLDAAKKKLSIENSDLLRQLEEAESQVSQLSKIKVSLTTQLEDTKRLADEEARERATLLGKFRNLEHDLDNIREQVEEEAEGKADLQRQLSKANAEAQLWRSKYESEGVARSEELEEAKRKLQARLAEAEETIESLNQKVVALEKTKQRLATEVEDLQLEVDRATAIANAAEKKQKAFDKIIGEWKLKVDDLAAELDASQKECRNYSTELFRLKGAYEEGQEQLEAVRRENKNLADEVKDLLDQIGEGGRNIHEIEKARKRLEAEKDELQAALEEAEAALEQEENKVLRAQLELSQVRQEIDRRIQEKEEEFENTRKNHQRALDSMQASLEAEAKGKAEALRMKKKLEADINELEIALDHANKANAEAQKNIKRYQQQIKDLQTALEEEQRARDDAREQLGISERRANALQNELEESRTLLEQADRARRQAEQELGDAHEQLNELSAQSASLSAAKRKLESELQTLHSDLDELLNEAKNSEEKAKKAMVDAARLADELRAEQEHAQTQEKLRKALEQQIKELQVRLDEAEANALKGGKKAIQKLEQRVRELENELDGEQRRHADAQKNLRKSERRIKELTFQAEEDRKNHERMQDLVDKLQQKIKTYKRQIEEAEEIAALNLAKFRKAQQELEEAEERADLAEQAISKFRGKGRAGSAARGVSPAPQRSRPGLADGFGTFPPRFDLAPEDF